Proteins co-encoded in one Pelobates fuscus isolate aPelFus1 chromosome 5, aPelFus1.pri, whole genome shotgun sequence genomic window:
- the NUDT2 gene encoding bis(5'-nucleosyl)-tetraphosphatase [asymmetrical], protein MALRACGLIIFRKIKSGIPACNMNDIEFLLLQTSYGIHHWTPPKGHVDPGEDDLTTALRETEEEAGLNSSQFNIVDGFRKELNYNVNEKPKTVIYWLAELKDFNTEVKLSNEHQDFRWLSLPEACKHAGYKDLQDTLKEANEFLHSRSG, encoded by the exons ATGGCGTTAAGAGCCTGTGGTTTGATCATCTTCAGGAAGATTAAATCAGGAATCCCAGCTTGTAACATGAATGATATCGAATTTCTTCTTCTGCAGACTTCCTACGGCATCCACCACTGGACCCCTCCCAAAG GTCATGTGGACCCCGGAGAAGATGATCTGACCACAGCCCTGCGGGAGACGGAGGAGGAGGCTGGGCTGAACTCCAGCCAGTTTAACATTGTGGACGGCTTCAGGAAAGAATTAAATTACAATGTTAACGAGAAGCCCAAAACTGTCATTTACTGGCTGGCGGAACTGAAAGACTTTAATACAGAGGTTAAACTCTCTAATGAACACCAAGATTTCCGCTGGCTGTCTCTCCCTGAAGCGTGTAAACATGCAGGGTACAAAGATTTGCAGGACACTCTGAAAGAGGCTAATGAGTTCCTTCACTCTCGCTCGGGGTAA